Within the Drosophila melanogaster chromosome 3R genome, the region TGATTACGAGACCCGCGTGCCGGAGACCCACAGATTGCTTCGGTGCCAGACGACGGTATCCCTTTTCAGGCTCCAACTTGAAGTCTCCCTGCTCAATATAGATCACCTTGTCTAGGGTGATCTTATGAGTTCCTTGCTGTGGGTTTTGCGGGAAATCAGGCACTTCTAGCTGCACGGGCGCTGCATGAGGGAAATTCTTTATGGTAACTTTGAGCGGTTCCAGGACAACCAACCGACGGGGAGCTGTAACATTTAGCACATCCCGCACTGCTGCCTCCAACATGGCGGGGTCGACGGCGATCTGGGCACCCGTTACGCCCATCTGGGCGCAGAAGTTGTTGATGGCCTCTGCTGGGAAGCCTCTACGTCTCAGAGCCGTCAGAGTAAACAGCCTGGGATCGTCCCAGTCGTGGACAATCTGCTCCGTGATCAGCTTTGCAATCTTGCGCTTTGACACAAGTGCGTAGTTCATGTTCAGCCTACCGTATTCCCACTGCACCGGGCAGTAGATACCCAAAGCGTTGCACAGCCAGTAGTAGGAGGATCGTCTCGACTGGAACTCCTTGGTGCACAGTGAGTGGGTTATATCCTCGAGAGAGTCACAAAGGCAATGAGTATAATCATACGTGGGGTAAATGCACCAGTCAGAGCCCGTACGGTGGTGTGAGATAAACTTAATGCGATACGCCACCGGGTCCATCTTGCCCTCCTCCAGGGTGACCTTCATGCGCAGTGTGGCCGCTCCCTCGTCGATCTTTCCACGCTTCATGTCTTCAAACAGCCGAAGTGACTCCTCAATGGGACGCTCCCTCCAAGGGCTGGGCTTCGGATTGAAGCCTTTCAGTTCCTCCGCCTTCTGGTGACACACGTAGGCCAATCCTTTGTTAATCAGCACAACAGCCCACTCGTACAGCTGCTGGAAGTTGTCCGAGGAGTAGGTGATCTTGAATGGTTTGTAGCCCAGCCATTCCACCATCTCCTTGATGGCCAAAAAGAacttctcctcctccttctcggGATTGGTGTCGTCGTAGCGCAAGTAACAGACTCCATCGTGGGCAGCCGCGTATCCAAAGTTAATGTTAATAGCCTTTGCGTGACCGATGTGCAGGATGCCATTCGGCTCTGGCGGAAATCGTGTGTGCACTTTGCCTCCAGTTCTCGCCAGGTGCTCCTTTAGTAGCCGCTCCGTGTGCTCGGTGACCACGTAGCCATCTGCCTTGAAGTTCTCTCCGGGAGCATGGAAGTGTACCTTGGTTTTCATGAGTTCCGAAATGGTGGTGGCTCCATCGGATGCAGCTTCAGCCGTTTGAGCGGCAGGAGTTACTTCAGCTTTCGGTTTTGCAGCCTTCGGCTTATCGTTTGCTTTTGTCTGAGGTTTCAAGTCTGCTTCTGTTTTGGGACCCAACAGATCGAAGATCTCCACATCGATGGCCGCCTTCACGGACTTGGCATCCGCCCACTTGAGTTCTCCCCGGACATCTTGCAGGATTTTAAAAGAGTTAAAATGGTAGCGTTGCTCCAACAAGGCCTCCTTGTAGCTGGCCTTGATCTTGGCCTGCACAGTGCGCTCGATCTGCTCCGGAGTGACCACCACTCCAACGCCGCACTCCTTCTCAAGCGCCTGCAGATCTATGTTGGCATTCAGGCTCTGACCGCACTTGAGCAGGTACTCCAGGGCGGCATCAACGCGCTGAGTGTTGTCCAGCTTGTGCTCCACTATGTAGCGCACCAGAAGAGGCAGATGGTCCGCAGTCTGCGGCTTCAGCTTGGTAGCCATGTGGTAGATCAGCATACCAGTGCCGTCGGATAGGGTGGCGCTTCCCGCCGCCGCCAGCGACAGCTGGAGATTCTTTGTCACGTTGGCATTCTTCAAAGTTTCCTTCGCCTTTTGCTCGCTCATGCCGAGCGCCTGGAATTTCGCAATCAGATCATCTCCAGCCATTTCCCCGATTTTGTCTCTTCCTGATGACGATGTGCAGGTCAGTGTGACCGTTCCGGACCGGGATGTAAAACACCAGTTGCATTACAATGTTCGGTAGTTGGAAAATGATATAATTATAAGCGATACTCTTGCTACAATCGATGCATACCGATTTCTCACCACCTATCGTGCCTGCACGTGTGAAACGAAAACATTGCTAAATGCGTTGTTAAACTGTCAAAATAGAACGAAAATGGGTAAATTAAACGTGACAGTGCTGCGATATCTCACCAAAGAGGACTTCCGCGTCCTCACCGCCATCGAGATGGGCATGAAGAACCACGAGCTGGTCCCTGGTCCCCTGGCTGCTGCCATTGCGAATCTGAAGTCGGGTGGAGTCCACAAGCTGCTCAAGGAGCTGTGCAAGCACAAGCTATTGGCCTACGAACGGGGAAAGAAATGTATGTATGGCTGCAGATTGAAGTTTTTATGGTCATTAACAATTATTGGCTCACAGATGATGGCTACCGCTTGACAAACACGGGCTACGACTATCTGGCTCTGAAGTCTCTCACACTGCGGGGATCGGTCAGTTCCTTTGGCAACCAGATTGGAATTGGCAAGGAGTCCAACATCTACGTGGTGGCTGATGAGGAGGGCACTCCAATTTGCCTCAAACTACACCGATTGGGTCGAACTTGTTTCAGGAATGTAAAAGCCAAAAGAGACTACCACGGTCGCCGACACAAGGCCTCCTGGTTGTACTTATCTCGCATCTCGGCTACCCGCGAGTTTGCCTACATGTCGGCACTCTATGATCGTGGGTTTCCAGTGCCAAAACCCATCGATTTCAACCGCCACTGCGTCTTAATGGACCTCGTCAAGGGCTGGCCCATGTAAGCTAGTCACTTTTATCATTATTCGTATTTTTGAATATCATTTTTATAGGACCCAAGTTCACGAACTTCTAGACGCTCCACAAGTTTACGATGATCTTATGAACCTTATTGTGCGTCTGGGAAATTCTGGAGTTATTCATGGCGATTTTAATGAGTTTAATTTAATGGTGACAGACGCCGGCAAGCCCATACTGATTGATTTCCCTCAGATGATGTCCACCTCGCATGAAAATGCAGAATTGTAAGCTTTCTTTGTGATTATAGTATTCAAGTAttaatagaaaaatatattttagtttcTTCGAACGCGATGTTAACTGCGTGCGTGAAATGTTCCGTCGCAAATTTGGTTACGAAAGCGAAGACTACCCCAAGTTCAGCGACCTGGTGCGTGAGGATGATTTGGATGCCGAGGTACATTGCACAGGCTATGGCTTCACTAAGGAGATGGAGCAGGATCTTCTTGAGGAGTACGGCATGGTGGATCAGGCAGATGAGGAGGATGAGGGAGAGGATTTGGAAGAGGAGGAAGAGCCTCCCACCTTGGTTACCGCAGCATCTGTAGAGATTGACGAGTGCCGACGCCAGGTGGAGAACGAAGTCATTTATAGCGAAGCCAAGCCCACTCAGAAGTCGGATGACGCAGTGCGTCGGTACATTGAATCGTGTACGCAATATCTGGGTAATCTCAGCGTAGGTCCAGAAGTTCCCGATCAAACAATGCCCAAAAAGTTGGACATTTCCCTGCCGGCTGAAACTCCAGACGTTATTCCATTCGAAGCTGAAACTTCGGCAACTAATACCGTTGAAGAAGACGTCAAGTCCATCAGTTCCAATGATTTAGATACGGATGAAGTTCCCGAGCTAGTTGGCCTGGATCCTAACTCCCGCATGTATCGTCTCAAAATGGTCGAGCAAATGCTAAATGATGCGAGAAGTCAACGCTCCTATTCTACCACAACCAGCACAATAGCTCCGTCTGTGATTACCGACCGGATACGACGCAACATGGACATTAAGGAGAAGCGGGAGCAGCGAAAGAAGTGTGTGGCCAAGGGAGAGGCTAGTGCTGTGCATCGTCATCGCAAGGAGAACAAGGATGTGGTTAAGGAGTATG harbors:
- the GlnRS gene encoding Glutaminyl-tRNA synthetase codes for the protein MAGDDLIAKFQALGMSEQKAKETLKNANVTKNLQLSLAAAGSATLSDGTGMLIYHMATKLKPQTADHLPLLVRYIVEHKLDNTQRVDAALEYLLKCGQSLNANIDLQALEKECGVGVVVTPEQIERTVQAKIKASYKEALLEQRYHFNSFKILQDVRGELKWADAKSVKAAIDVEIFDLLGPKTEADLKPQTKANDKPKAAKPKAEVTPAAQTAEAASDGATTISELMKTKVHFHAPGENFKADGYVVTEHTERLLKEHLARTGGKVHTRFPPEPNGILHIGHAKAININFGYAAAHDGVCYLRYDDTNPEKEEEKFFLAIKEMVEWLGYKPFKITYSSDNFQQLYEWAVVLINKGLAYVCHQKAEELKGFNPKPSPWRERPIEESLRLFEDMKRGKIDEGAATLRMKVTLEEGKMDPVAYRIKFISHHRTGSDWCIYPTYDYTHCLCDSLEDITHSLCTKEFQSRRSSYYWLCNALGIYCPVQWEYGRLNMNYALVSKRKIAKLITEQIVHDWDDPRLFTLTALRRRGFPAEAINNFCAQMGVTGAQIAVDPAMLEAAVRDVLNVTAPRRLVVLEPLKVTIKNFPHAAPVQLEVPDFPQNPQQGTHKITLDKVIYIEQGDFKLEPEKGYRRLAPKQSVGLRHAGLVISVDEIVKDPATGQVVELICTSQPAEQAEKPKAFVQWVSQPIQLEVRLYEQLFKHKNPEDPNEVPGGFLSDISEQSMSVVVAFADRALNQAKVYDKFQFERIGFFSVDPDTSANHLVFNRTVGLKEDAGKK
- the RIOK2 gene encoding RIO kinase 2, producing the protein MGKLNVTVLRYLTKEDFRVLTAIEMGMKNHELVPGPLAAAIANLKSGGVHKLLKELCKHKLLAYERGKKYDGYRLTNTGYDYLALKSLTLRGSVSSFGNQIGIGKESNIYVVADEEGTPICLKLHRLGRTCFRNVKAKRDYHGRRHKASWLYLSRISATREFAYMSALYDRGFPVPKPIDFNRHCVLMDLVKGWPMTQVHELLDAPQVYDDLMNLIVRLGNSGVIHGDFNEFNLMVTDAGKPILIDFPQMMSTSHENAEFFFERDVNCVREMFRRKFGYESEDYPKFSDLVREDDLDAEVHCTGYGFTKEMEQDLLEEYGMVDQADEEDEGEDLEEEEEPPTLVTAASVEIDECRRQVENEVIYSEAKPTQKSDDAVRRYIESCTQYLGNLSVGPEVPDQTMPKKLDISLPAETPDVIPFEAETSATNTVEEDVKSISSNDLDTDEVPELVGLDPNSRMYRLKMVEQMLNDARSQRSYSTTTSTIAPSVITDRIRRNMDIKEKREQRKKCVAKGEASAVHRHRKENKDVVKEYAGWDF